In the Candidatus Rhodoblastus alkanivorans genome, one interval contains:
- a CDS encoding methylmalonyl-CoA mutase family protein: MAATEQAAPFTDAFPAASKEQWRQKVEATLKGAPLQKLVGRTYDGSDVQPLYPRAAGKPRAFRAAGDWSVVARLDHPEAAAANDLALTDLENGADGLQIVFAGSLGACGFGLKDSAALGAALDGVHLDAGLRVVLDLPAEGQAPVAALLDLVAARGYDPAKLDISVGLDPIGAAGARGSALDWSREGPKLAEQAKNLAAKGFAKNLICADGRVVHAAGGSPAQELAFALASALAALRALEAADVDLDDARKMIEFRLAADADEFLTIAKFRALRRQWAGIERACGLEAKPIRIHAETAWRMMTRRDPWVNLLRATVAVFSAGLGGADSVSVLPFTQALGLPDAFARRLARNTQLVLLEESNLGKVADPAAGAGGLEALTDALVERSYALFQDVEKTGGLPRALESGAFQAEVARTAESRTTNVARRKEALTGVSEFPDIHEKQVAVLLPAPAAPAAGEKALAPHRVAEPFEALRDLAESHSSRPKIFLANLGPVAAFTARATFAKNFFEAGGIEALGNDGFADGAALAEGFKASGAKLAVLCSSDTVYAERGLEAAKALAEAGAHLYLAGRPGEMETQWRAAGVRNFIFVGADVLTQLREALQAA, from the coding sequence ATGGCAGCGACCGAGCAAGCCGCGCCCTTCACCGACGCCTTCCCCGCCGCATCCAAGGAGCAATGGCGCCAGAAGGTTGAAGCCACCCTCAAAGGGGCGCCGCTGCAGAAGCTCGTTGGCAGGACCTATGATGGTTCGGACGTCCAGCCGCTCTATCCTCGCGCAGCCGGGAAGCCCCGCGCCTTCCGCGCCGCGGGCGACTGGTCGGTTGTCGCCCGCCTCGACCATCCCGAGGCCGCCGCCGCCAATGACCTCGCCCTGACCGATCTCGAAAACGGCGCCGACGGGCTGCAGATCGTCTTTGCCGGCTCGCTCGGCGCCTGCGGCTTCGGCCTCAAGGACAGCGCGGCTTTAGGCGCGGCGCTCGATGGCGTTCATCTCGACGCCGGCCTGCGCGTCGTGCTCGACCTCCCGGCCGAAGGGCAGGCGCCGGTCGCGGCTCTGCTCGATCTCGTCGCCGCGCGCGGCTATGATCCCGCAAAACTCGACATTTCCGTCGGGCTCGATCCGATCGGCGCGGCGGGAGCGCGCGGCTCCGCGCTCGACTGGAGCCGGGAGGGGCCGAAACTCGCGGAACAGGCGAAAAATCTCGCCGCAAAAGGCTTTGCCAAAAACCTGATCTGCGCCGACGGCCGCGTGGTCCATGCCGCCGGCGGCTCGCCCGCCCAGGAACTGGCCTTTGCGCTGGCCTCCGCCCTCGCCGCGCTCCGGGCGCTGGAAGCGGCCGACGTCGATCTCGACGACGCGAGAAAAATGATCGAATTCCGCCTCGCCGCCGACGCCGACGAATTTTTGACCATCGCCAAGTTCCGCGCTTTGCGCCGGCAGTGGGCGGGGATCGAGCGCGCCTGCGGCCTCGAAGCGAAGCCCATCCGCATCCATGCCGAAACCGCGTGGCGGATGATGACGCGGCGCGATCCCTGGGTGAACCTGCTGCGCGCCACTGTCGCGGTGTTCTCGGCCGGGCTCGGTGGCGCCGATTCGGTCTCGGTCCTGCCCTTCACCCAGGCGCTCGGCCTGCCAGACGCCTTCGCCCGCCGCCTCGCCCGCAACACCCAGCTGGTGCTTCTGGAAGAGTCCAATCTCGGCAAGGTCGCCGACCCCGCCGCGGGCGCCGGGGGGCTCGAGGCTTTGACCGATGCTTTGGTCGAGCGCTCCTATGCCCTGTTCCAGGATGTCGAGAAAACCGGGGGCCTGCCCAGGGCGCTCGAAAGCGGCGCCTTTCAGGCGGAGGTGGCGAGGACGGCGGAAAGCAGGACGACCAATGTCGCGCGCCGCAAGGAGGCGCTGACCGGCGTCAGCGAATTTCCCGACATCCACGAGAAACAGGTCGCTGTGCTTTTGCCCGCGCCGGCTGCGCCTGCGGCGGGCGAAAAGGCGCTGGCGCCGCATCGCGTCGCGGAGCCTTTCGAGGCCTTGCGCGACCTGGCTGAGTCGCATTCTTCGCGGCCGAAAATTTTCCTCGCCAATCTCGGTCCGGTCGCGGCCTTTACTGCCCGCGCCACTTTCGCCAAGAATTTCTTCGAGGCGGGCGGCATTGAGGCGCTCGGCAATGACGGCTTCGCCGACGGGGCCGCGCTCGCCGAGGGTTTCAAGGCCAGCGGCGCCAAGCTCGCGGTGCTGTGCTCCTCCGACACGGTCTATGCCGAGAGAGGACTGGAGGCGGCAAAAGCCCTCGCCGAGGCCGGGGCGCATCTTTATCTCGCCGGGCGTCCCGGCGAGATGGAGACGCAATGGCGCGCGGCCGGCGTCCGCAATTTTATCTTCGTCGGCGCCGATGTGCTGACGCAATTGCGCGAGGCTTTGCAGGCGGCGTGA
- a CDS encoding DUF1003 domain-containing protein: MSELQSIADRRPWRFHVPHGHLNSVFGDDWFALRAEAFARFFGTPTFLIAQTVIVMAWIGINLAGWTKFDVYPFILLNLAFSLQAAYAAPLILLAQTRQADRDKAHSEADALHREELHKVSDERQQEMHRQSCLLVDMMAQNNKLTEQINNLAQQNIALTGAVHELAERIEALTVDLRDRLSAAKA, encoded by the coding sequence ATGAGCGAATTGCAATCCATAGCGGACCGCAGGCCTTGGCGCTTTCACGTCCCGCACGGCCATCTCAACTCGGTTTTCGGCGACGACTGGTTCGCGCTCAGGGCCGAGGCCTTCGCCCGCTTCTTCGGCACGCCCACCTTTCTGATCGCGCAGACCGTGATTGTCATGGCCTGGATAGGAATCAATCTCGCGGGCTGGACCAAATTCGACGTCTATCCCTTCATCCTGCTCAACCTCGCCTTTTCGCTCCAGGCCGCCTATGCGGCGCCGCTGATCCTGCTGGCGCAGACAAGGCAGGCGGATCGCGACAAGGCTCATAGCGAGGCCGACGCCCTGCATCGCGAGGAACTTCACAAGGTCAGCGACGAACGCCAGCAGGAAATGCACCGGCAGTCCTGTCTCCTGGTCGATATGATGGCCCAGAACAACAAATTGACCGAACAGATCAATAATCTGGCGCAGCAGAACATCGCCTTGACCGGCGCCGTCCATGAGCTGGCGGAGCGCATCGAGGCCCTGACCGTCGATCTCCGCGACCGTCTGTCGGCGGCGAAGGCCTGA
- a CDS encoding MBL fold metallo-hydrolase yields the protein MNESGQPPEKTRESLDEAPRFDLAFDASAGRLLRVSPLVRRIVAPNPGPFTFTGTCTYVIGEGEVAVVDPGPDLPAHVEALLDALKGEKVAAIAVTHTHRDHSPAARHLQQATGAEIIGCAPHHSARDLVLGEINKLDAANDLDHKPDRALADGDVWQGAGFALRAVATPGHTMNHVCLELVEEKALFTGDHIMGWSTSIVAPPDGAMRLYMDSLEKLRAYDHDVYWPGHGGPVTQPQRFVRALLHHRRAREKSILAALGGGALAVPEIVEKVYEKLDPRLIGAAALSTFAHLEDLFARGLVQTEAPPQLGGRFRLA from the coding sequence ATGAACGAGTCCGGCCAGCCCCCTGAAAAGACCCGCGAAAGTTTGGACGAGGCGCCGCGCTTCGATCTCGCCTTCGACGCGTCTGCCGGGCGGCTTCTGCGCGTCTCGCCTCTGGTCCGGCGCATCGTCGCGCCCAATCCGGGGCCTTTCACCTTCACCGGAACCTGCACCTACGTCATCGGCGAGGGCGAAGTCGCCGTGGTCGATCCGGGCCCGGATCTGCCGGCCCATGTCGAGGCGCTGCTGGACGCCCTCAAGGGCGAAAAGGTCGCGGCGATCGCCGTCACCCACACCCATCGCGACCATTCGCCCGCCGCCCGCCATCTGCAACAGGCGACCGGCGCCGAAATCATCGGCTGCGCGCCGCATCATTCCGCCCGCGACCTGGTTTTGGGCGAAATCAACAAACTCGACGCCGCCAACGACCTCGACCACAAGCCCGACCGGGCGCTTGCCGACGGCGACGTCTGGCAGGGAGCCGGTTTTGCCTTGCGCGCCGTGGCGACCCCCGGCCACACCATGAATCACGTCTGTTTGGAACTGGTCGAGGAAAAGGCTCTTTTCACCGGCGACCATATCATGGGCTGGTCCACCTCGATCGTCGCTCCGCCCGACGGCGCCATGCGGCTTTACATGGACTCGCTCGAAAAGCTGCGCGCTTACGACCATGACGTCTATTGGCCGGGACATGGCGGGCCTGTGACCCAGCCGCAGCGTTTTGTGCGCGCCTTGCTCCATCATCGTCGCGCGCGCGAAAAATCCATTCTCGCCGCGCTCGGCGGCGGCGCGCTCGCCGTGCCGGAGATTGTGGAAAAAGTCTATGAAAAACTCGATCCGCGCCTCATTGGCGCGGCGGCGCTCTCGACCTTCGCCCATCTCGAAGATCTTTTCGCCCGCGGGCTCGTTCAGACGGAAGCGCCGCCGCAGCTTGGCGGGCGCTTCCGCCTCGCCTGA